In Bacillus cytotoxicus NVH 391-98, the following are encoded in one genomic region:
- a CDS encoding TrmH family RNA methyltransferase, producing the protein MKNIDSVKNPRVKQWKKLQTKKERDKKGLFFVEGFHLVEEALKADIVTELIVSDQTDLPKDWIVSDVEMYIVPEPIVKVLRETETTQGVFAVCEKQEKEVELSNGKFLLLDGLQDPGNLGTIIRTADAAGVHAVVLGEGCVDAYNSKVLRSTQGSIFHLPVVKGNLEEWIDKLKTHNVPVYGTALENGVPYGEITPTGSFALIVGNEGNGVHQDILAKCDQNLYIPIYGGAESLNVAVAAGILTYYLQSPVANR; encoded by the coding sequence ATGAAAAATATTGATTCAGTAAAAAATCCGCGTGTGAAGCAGTGGAAAAAGTTACAAACAAAAAAAGAACGCGATAAGAAAGGACTATTCTTTGTAGAAGGATTCCATTTAGTAGAAGAAGCTTTAAAAGCAGACATTGTTACAGAACTTATCGTTTCAGATCAAACGGACCTTCCGAAAGATTGGATCGTTTCTGATGTCGAAATGTATATTGTCCCTGAACCGATTGTAAAGGTGCTTAGGGAAACAGAAACAACACAAGGTGTATTTGCAGTTTGCGAGAAACAAGAAAAAGAAGTAGAGCTTTCAAATGGGAAATTTCTTTTGCTCGATGGTCTTCAAGATCCAGGCAATTTAGGGACAATTATTCGCACGGCTGATGCAGCAGGTGTTCATGCTGTTGTACTTGGAGAAGGATGTGTAGACGCTTATAATAGTAAAGTGCTCCGCTCTACACAAGGCTCTATTTTTCATTTGCCAGTTGTCAAAGGGAATTTAGAAGAATGGATAGACAAGTTAAAAACACATAACGTTCCTGTATACGGAACAGCGCTAGAAAATGGTGTTCCATATGGCGAAATAACACCAACAGGAAGTTTCGCATTAATTGTAGGAAATGAAGGAAATGGTGTGCACCAAGATATTCTTGCAAAATGTGATCAAAACTTATATATTCCGATTTATGGCGGGGCCGAGTCGCTAAATGTAGCAGTAGCTGCTGGAATTTTAACGTATTATTTACAAAGCCCGGTTGCGAATCGTTAA
- the sspI gene encoding small acid-soluble spore protein SspI, protein MNFNLRGAVLANIAGNTQDQLQETIVDAIQSGEEKMLPGLGVLFEVIWKNADENERHDMLETLEQGLKNK, encoded by the coding sequence ATGAACTTTAATTTACGCGGGGCAGTATTAGCAAATATAGCTGGTAATACACAAGATCAATTACAAGAAACGATTGTTGACGCTATTCAAAGCGGCGAAGAAAAAATGTTACCGGGACTTGGTGTTTTATTTGAAGTAATTTGGAAAAATGCAGATGAAAATGAAAGGCACGATATGCTCGAAACACTAGAACAAGGATTAAAAAATAAGTAA
- a CDS encoding HD domain-containing protein, translating to MRHVTLEQIFEHHITQKYVSRSGMVHAIAVAYHAFHLAKKHHASVDAATKAGFLHDIGHHTWYSDGKWDYELYKKNDIHAIKGAERAHKLLIRLGEHPRLAKEISIAILLHTDSFLVKQEIERTPLQQVIKWADEADEEPGGAHHYRTISYEKALKAIQQLDQMVERELQTQQTKSNKKIAQICQ from the coding sequence ATGCGCCACGTTACACTTGAACAAATTTTCGAACATCATATTACACAAAAGTACGTAAGCCGTTCTGGAATGGTTCATGCGATTGCCGTCGCTTATCATGCGTTTCACTTAGCGAAAAAGCATCACGCCTCAGTCGATGCGGCAACAAAGGCTGGCTTTCTTCATGACATCGGACATCATACATGGTATAGCGATGGAAAATGGGACTATGAATTATATAAAAAGAATGATATCCATGCAATTAAAGGAGCGGAAAGAGCTCATAAATTGTTGATTCGATTAGGAGAACACCCTAGACTTGCAAAAGAAATTTCCATTGCGATTCTTCTGCATACAGACTCTTTCCTAGTAAAGCAAGAGATTGAAAGAACACCTCTTCAACAGGTTATTAAATGGGCGGATGAAGCAGATGAAGAGCCGGGTGGAGCACATCATTACCGAACAATTTCTTATGAAAAAGCATTGAAAGCTATTCAACAATTAGATCAAATGGTAGAGCGTGAATTACAAACACAACAAACGAAATCCAATAAAAAAATAGCGCAAATTTGTCAATAA